The DNA window ttttggctcttggtcctatattcaccgttatgacataccaagggtatgacataaatggatacacgttctacaccgaacgacaagataagaaaagcatgtatcagaatagtggtgtacgtgttgatgcttacgatgttaacggagaggacaaaactgcgtactatggtcaaatacaagagatatgggagcttgactttcacggttttaaaattgctcttttccgttgcaattgggttgatgcaaatagaggtgtacaaaaagacaagtacgggttcgttagtgtcgatcttagccgtcacggatacaagacggaccctttcgtcctcgcacaacatgtggctcaagtgttctatgtttcCGACACCacaaacaaaagactcaagGTGGTTATACCTGGAAAACGGCGAATCGTCGGTGTTGAGAATGCGGTCGACGAGGAAGAGTTCGATCAGTTTGATGAGATACCTCCTTTCGCcacctcaatgatcaagccaagaataccatcggccaacgaaactccctacttgcgcaacgaccataaagaaaaagtcaagaatttcaaaaaaccaagggatcaacggaaagtagcaaaatgattgggcacacaatgtatattaattgttcctttgtcaagtatgggaattgtgtgactttaattgttcctttgtgaaatatggtaaaagtgtgactttaattgtgcctttgtgagatatgataatgtgtgaatattTGTGAAGTACGAATTCATATTTGTGAGATATCAATATGTGTGAAttttcagttccagaactgaatggttgtgactttaattgttctggacattcagttctggaactgaacaagaaaggcgagacgcgcgttacctacagCGCGTCGCTCATATACCTACTACGGGAGGAACCCAGGGACCCTGGGGCAACTGTGcctaaagagagaaaacaaaaaagAGTTACACCTCGgtcaaatgcgagacgcgcgctacctacggcgcgtcgctcaTGATGATATGCGCGACGTGCCGTAGGTAGCGCGTGTCGCGCATaagaccacgaacagattgaacgggtgagccctcggggcccagtcccacaccaatgcgcgacgtgccgtgggtaccgcgcgtcgcgcattAGCGggtatctgcaattattttggGGGTCCGGGCGGAAAACACTTGTGCCTCAGAGAGGCAACAAAAAAAAAGTTACACCCCggttgggggtccggggccaccgggctcaaccaGCAGGGTACCACGAtcagattgaacgggttcgaccggcaagggagccctcgggccccagacccacaccgccagcatgggcaaagagaggaaactgcggctcaaaggtacatgtattgtaaattcgaaacggcgaagaccgcccaagcttataagctggacgcactcgccttgcgttggcgaggtgggactaaatcccctcccaacgcgcgcctgatcaggcaaccatctcgggggcctcaaatgcgagacgcgcgctacctacggcgcgtcgctcaTGATGATATGCGCGACGTGCCGTAGGTAGCGCGTGTCGCGCATaagaccacgaacagattgaacgggtgagccctcggggcccagtcccacaccaatgcgcgacgtgccgtgggtaccgcgcgtcgcgcattAGCGggtatctgcaattattttggGGGTCCGGGCGGAAAACACTTGTGCCTCAGAGAGGCAACAAAAAAAAAGTTACACCCCggttgggggtccggggccaccgggctcaaccaGCAGGGTACCACGAtcagattgaacgggttcgaccggcaagggagccctcgggccccagacccacaccgccagcatgggcaaagagatgaaactgcggctcaaaggtacatgtattgtaaattcgaaacggcgaagaccgcccaagcttataagctggacgcactcgccttgcgttggcgaggtgggacaaaatcccctcccaacgcgcgcctgatcaggcaaccatctcgggggcctcaaatgcgagacgcgcgctacctacggcgcgtcgcgcatgatgATATGCGCGACGTGCCGTAGGTAGCGCGTGTCGCGCATaagaccacgaacagattgaacgggtgagccctcggggcccagtcccacaccaatgcgcgacgtgccgtgggtaccgcgcgtcgcgcattAGCGggtatctgcaattattttggGGGTCCGGGCGGAAAACACTTGTGCCTCAGAGAGGCAACAAAAAAAAGTTACACCCCggttgggggtccggggccaccgggctcaaccaGCAGGGTACCACGAtcagattgaacgggttcgaccggcaagggagccctcgggccccagacccacaccgccagcatgggcaaagagaggaaactgcggctcaaaggtacatgtattgtaaattcgaaacggcgaagaccgcccaagcttataagctggacgcactcgccttgcgttggcgaggtgggactaaatcccctcccaacgcgcgcctgatcaggcaaccatctcgggggcctcaaatgcgagacgcgcgcTACCAacggctcgtcgcgcatatgatcatgcgcgacgcgccgtaggtaacgcgtgtcgcgcataagaccacgaacagattgaacgggtgagccctcggggcccagtcccacaccaatgcgcgacgtgccgtgggtaccgcgcgtcgcgcattcccCGGTTAGAACTCGGCCTTCGGGGACTTAGGTCAAATTTTCAAATCAGATACAACCGTTCTCtagcccccgccgccgcgccgtcgtctcgcgccgcccgtcgtcgttgAGCCAGACCGTCActccctcgcggccgtcgtccccggccccgcagcgccgctccGCGCTATCGGCGCCCCCGGGCCCGAGCTCCCGTCcccgcgagtgccgccgccgtcgagccttccccgagccgtcgtgccgtcgtccccggccccgcggcgccgccccaagcCACCGTAGCGTCGTCCACTGCCGCCGTAGGTGAGCTTCCCCCTTTCTAATTAGTCACTGTTCATACCCTACATATGGATGTACCAGGGCAAGAAACATCTTCCATGGACACAcatagggcctgtttggatgaatgggaaagagaaagagaaagtgcaaaacttttgctcttttgcactttttttgcacttttagatccaaacaccccaaagtgcaaaagggcaaatgctaccgtaattttgctaattatggattaattagacttaatagattcatctcgtcatttagtcctcatctatgtaattagttttttaattaaactatatttaatacttctaattagcgtccaaacatctgatgtgacaggagcaaaaaattttaccatttgcccttttgccatttggggtggatccaaacacccccatAGTATGTTTTGCTACACAGAATTGAAATCAAATTATCAAGAGCAAAAAGAGACCAACCTAGCCAAATAAAAAAAGAGCGGTTAATGACCAAAGATTGagtcatatatttaaaaaaatggagattactttgcgagaatatgtatcactaaagcattaagcatgtctaggcctaggtatgggattcatgcggttactctatggttgtatctgattcggagcgtttactctatggttgtatctgttttttttttctttctcatgtagcacgatgtccagtggtccggacagtgtggagcaagctgcaggcggtgaggacagtgtgcagcaacctacagatgacagagcatcatcaggacggccggcacggtcacagtcaggagctagcacatctggtgctggcagaaagaaaaggtcacAGACAAAGTGGCCATCAGATGTGAAAAGTTGTGGCCGGCTCAATTCTGAGGCAGCACCCGAAGAATCGTCAGTCTTGGTGAGATTAGCACGGGTTTGTGGCCTCACTGCCCGGCAAagggtgccactcaccttggaacatttcgatgacttgtcttgggacgacaaaaagagaatcttcgaaaacaatattcaaccctatgttgaatatccgatagagttgcacgataaggctacgaagcatgctatgaagatcatctctaaagcctggaggagctacaagaacaagtaaagtgttgtcacttactattgtcatttactaacattttttcattatctactgtcacttatgcagatttattgttttgtcgtgcaggcttttaaagtgttggaagaagaaagagaacccttttgacaagtatgcggacttgaccaaagaagcctgggacgagcttgttgaaaagtggaatactcccgagttccaacagtcaagtgagtattttcggggtctccgagcgcggaacgagcttgaccaccaccttggctcagcgggatatgctggaaagcaacgcaagtgggagcaggaggatgagatgctggcagcgaggggcattgagaatccctatgaatcgtttgagggacggctggcaccatttatgcgtgctaggtcaaagctcacggaggatggcaatatcaatttctacagcacgagcgctgaggaagttgctcaaagggctttgatggagagcagccaaggttcaaatgaaggagtgagggagtttgatgcgctcaccagggctttgggaacccgtgagcaacggggccgtgtccgtggtgtttccagtcagttgacctggaaggaggggttccctgaacacaaaggcagataccggaagcggactcgagactcctcatcaaaggttgacaTAGATGAGATCAAAAAGCAGGTGAAGATGGAGATGTATGGAGAGCTAAAGACTGATATCGAGTCTCAGGTGACGGTGAAGATGTTTGGAAAGCTAAAGACCATCTTCGAGTCTCAGGGATTGTCATTCCCTGATTTGCTGGGGAGTACGATgagtgaagagagaagggacagcttcgcttgtactgcagcgggtgcttctcagagTAGAGGGACAGAGAGGGCAATTATGCCTACATCAGTGGAGCCGGATACGATAGATGGCTTGGCTCGTCCGACCCGATGCAGTCTTCTCGTGCAGCTGGTCGGAGATTCATCTTTCATGGAGGTCGGGAACGGGCTTGTGTATCCCGGTATGtcccagcttgaaggtgtccaggtcagtgcattggtctttgcctctcttttcttttctcctatttctttttgttttttttcttttggtatgtacaacttgcttgagatttaaagcctttgttgttgttgttgatgttgttgcaggtcagggctgattgtgctgtggtcaagattgactacgtgcatgagtttgctaagaatatcaagctggaggtgccaccagatgac is part of the Panicum hallii strain FIL2 chromosome 2, PHallii_v3.1, whole genome shotgun sequence genome and encodes:
- the LOC112880989 gene encoding uncharacterized protein LOC112880989, with amino-acid sequence MEMYGELKTDIESQVTVKMFGKLKTIFESQGLSFPDLLGSTMSEERRDSFACTAAGASQSRGTERAIMPTSVEPDTIDGLARPTRCSLLVQLVGDSSFMEVGNGLVYPGMSQLEGVQVRADCAVVKIDYVHEFAKNIKLEVPPDDMTTTLRDAVARRVQWRRAGIHIDPADADSVPTSQPQPQSAAVPPTFSEPCPQLPDTRESLSEPHPPVPTQPQAHATRDKESNRKEVWVH